The sequence CCCGCCTCGCCTCGCTCCGGGGCTTCGCGCAACCGCGTTGGCTTTGCGCGGACCTTGGGGGTGAGCCTCGCCGCCTGCACGCTGTGCGTCGGCCTCGGCGCGTGCGACGAGAAGCCCGCCCCAAAGCCGACCGCCGCGACATCGGCCTCGGCCCCGCCCGCGCCACCCCCCGCGCCCGAAGCGCCGGCCGCGCCCGTGCTCTCGATGGACGACAAGGCCCTCAGCGTGAGCGGGACGACGGTGCCCTTCGACGCGCCCGACGTGCCGGGCAGGCTCGCCGCCGCGCTCTCCGGGAAGCCCAAGGTCGCCGGGGAGCCCGTGTCGCTCGCGGTGGTGCGCTCGGCGAAGGCCCCCAAGGTGGCGCAGGTGGTCGCGGCGCTCCGAGGGGCCAAGGCCGCCGCGGTGGTGGTCAAGGCGCAGAAGCGCGACGGAGGCATGGGCGAGCTCACGGTCGCGTGGCCCTCCGCGCCGCCGTGCACGGCCGTGGCGTACCTCGGCAAGGACGTCTCGATCTCGGTGTGGACCGCCGGCGGCACCGTGGCCAAGCGGTTCGCGAAGGGCATGGCGGGCCCCGACATGACGCTCGGCTCCGAGGGGCTGCGCAAGGTCGCTGGCGCGTGCGAGTCCCCCGTGGCGCTGCTCGCGGCCGACGAGTCGGTGACGTTCGGCCTGCTCTTCGACCTCGCGCTCGCCACGCGCGAGTCCGAAGACGCGCGCGTCGCGGGGCTCAAGTTCGGGCTGCCCGCCGAAGCGCCCGTGCCGGGGCGAAAGGTGACCCCGTGAGGCGCGAGGTCTTTGTCCTCGGCAGCTCGACCACCCAGTTTCGTCGGTGGCCGGAGCGCACGCACCGCGATCTCCTGCGCGAGGCGTACACCGCGGCGCTCGAAGACGCGGGCGTCGACCCGGCGCGCGTGGAGGGCGCGTGGTTCGGGAGCGCCGCCATGCACCACTTCGGTCAAGCGAACATCCGCGGACAGGTGGCGATGGCGCCGCTCGCGCGAGAGATGCCCTCCGGCCTCTACCCGCAGCACGCGCCGATCGTGAACGTCGAGGGCGGCTGCGCGACGGGCGCGCTGTGCCTCGCGTCGGCGTGCCACGCGGTCGCGGCCGGCGCCTGCGACGTGGCCGTCGCGGTCGGCGTGGAGAAGGTGTTCATGCCCGAGGCCCCCGAGAAGATGCTCGCGCTCTTCAACGGCGGGATGGACCAGCTGCACCCCGAGGAGTGGCGTGCACTCTACACGGAGCTCGCGCCGTCGAGCGGCACGTCGTACGCGCCCCGAGCCGACCGCAGCGCCATCCTCGACGCGGTCGCGCTTGGCGCCGCGTGGCACATGAAGACGTACGGCACGACGCTGGAGGCCCTGGCGCGCGTCGCGTCGAAGAACCACGGGCATGGGGTGCACAACCCGAACGCGCAGTACCGCGAGGCGATGTCGGTCGACGCGGTCCTCGCCGACAAGCCCGTCGTCTTCCCGTTCACGCGCGCGATGTGCGCGCCGATGAGCGACGGGGCGGCGGCGGTGCTCGTGGGGTCGGCCGAGGCGTTGGCGGGCGCGCCCGCGCGCGCGCATCCGAGTCGCGGGGCTCGGGATGGCGAACGGCGGGCGCTCACGCTTCGAGGACGACTCGGTGACGCGCGTGGCCGCGCGGCGGGCCTTCGCGCGCGCGGGCATCGATCCATGCAAAATACACGTAGCGGAGGTCCACGACTCGACCGCGTTCGCCGAGCTCGCCGCGCTCGAGGATCTCGGCCTCTGCGCCCGCGGCGAGGGCGGCCCGTTCACCGAGAGCGGGGCCACGGCGCGCGGCGGCGCGCTCCCCGTGAACACCTCCGGCGGCCTCGAGTCGAAGGGTCACCCGCTCGCCGCGTCCGGCCTCGCGATGGTGCATGAGCTCGCGCTGCAGCTCACGGAGCGCGCGGGCCCGCGCCAGGTGCCAGGCGCCACCTGGGCGCTAGCGCACAACGCGGGCGGGCTCATGGGCCTCGACGAGGCGACGAGCGTGGTGACCCTGCTCGAGCGGCGCTCGTAGCTCGCATAGCGCGTTTACGGCCAGGGGATCGGCGCGGTGACCGAGGTCCCCGTGCCTAGCTCCGGCCAGCCCGCCTTCCACGTGATCGGGGCGATGAGCCCGTGGCGCCCCTTGGACGTGTCGTGTTTGCCGTTCGGGAGCGCTGGCCACGCGTGGTGAAAGAACAGATCGACCCCGTGCGTCGTCACGACCGAGCCGTGACCCGGGCCGACCCATCGGGCGTTGTTGCCGAGCAGCGGCGCGCCGCGCTTCGTGAACGGGCCGCGCGGGGACGGGCCTCGCGCGACGCCGGTGCGGTACCGATCGTCGTACACGTTCGCGCTGTAGAACATGTAGTAGACCCCGCTTCGCTTCACGACCCACGGCGCCTCGACCACGCCGCCCTCGAAGGTGCTCGCGTCGTTCGTGAGCACCGTGGTCGCGGTGGAGCCGGGGGCGAAGTCGAGCCCCGTGGCCGCGAGCTCGCGCACCAGGATGGGGGTCGGGCGGCCCGTCGCGTTGCCATCCACCTTCCAGTACAGGTACCGCTTGCCGTCGTCGTCCTGAAAGAACGTCGCGTCGATCGCCCCCATCGCGTCGGTGACGAGCGGGCCCCCGCGATCGACCCAGGGCCCGAGCGGCGAGGGCGCGCTCGCGGCGCCGATCGCGAGCCTGTCGGCGCCGTCGGCCGCGGTGTAATAGGCCACGTAGCGCGCGCCCACCTTGTGGATCTCTGGTGCCCAGTTGCGCGCGCCGTTCGCCGACCACGAGGCCTTCCCGCTCGGCAAGATCGACTTGCCCGTCGCCGCCCACGCCACGAGGTCGTCCGACGAGCGGATGGCCATCGTGCCGCCCGTGCACACCATGTAATACGTCGGGCGCGCGCCGCCGTCGCGCAGCACCCCAGGGTCGGGGCAGTCGAAGGGCACTACGGGGTTCGTGAAGGTAGGCACGGGCCCAGGGAGCTTCACGCCAGCCGCGTCGGTGGGGGCGGCGGCGGCAGGCTTCAGCGCGGCGGGTGGAATGGGCTCGGTGCGACCGCCCGGCGGAGTCCACAGGAGCTCGAGCTCCGCCGCGCCGCGGTGTTGGAAATAGTCCACGCGGAGCGCGTGGGCGCCGCGCGTGAGGGTCACCTTGGCGCGGGTCTCGGTGAGCGCGTGGATCGTGAAATCGTCGACGGCCAGCTTGCCGTCCACGAAGACGCGGACCCCGTCGTCGCTCCGCGCGACGAGCTCGTACACGCCCTCGGCCGCGATCTCCAGGGCGGCCGTGTACCGCACCGAATAGAGGACCGCCCGGACCTTGTCGTGCGGCGCGACGCCATCGGCGAGCCGCAGGGCGACGGCCGGCTCGGTCCGCGTGAGGACGAGATCGTGGAAGCCGTCGAAGTAGTCGGCGCGCACACCGAACGGTGACGGCGGGACCGACGCGTCGGACGGCGGCGGGGCGCTCGGCGGGGCGCTTGGTGGCGGCGGCGGCGGCGTGACGGCGGTCGAGGCCGAGGGTTCGACCAGCGCCCCGCCAGGCTCGGATCCACCGCACGCGACGAGCGCGACCATCGCGACGAGCGCGACGAGGCCGAGCACCGAGGCGCGGGAGGGCGAGGACACGACACGAGTCTCCACCACCGGAGGACGACGAGCAAGGCCGGACGGCGCCCGCTCACGCGGTCAGCGCGTCACGCAGCGCACTCCAATCTCGGGCGCGCTGTCGGCGGAGCGCCCCGAGTAGGGGCGGAGGTCCTTCACCGCCTTCCTGTAGTCGCCGCCCATCGCGCGCGTGCCGTTCACGCCCGTCTCTACGAGCTCCGAGACGTTGCCCACGAGCCCGACGACGCCCTCCGGCGTGGCCCCGCGCGGGTGCGCCGTCACCTCGCAGGTGCCCTCCTTCGCGCGATCCGAGCAGGCGCGCCCGGAGTCTTCGTCCTCTCCCCACGGGAAAGCGCGCTGCGCGTTCCCGCGCGCCGCCCACACCCACTGCTGCTCGGTAGGGACGAGCACCGGGGCCCCCCCCGGGGGCGGGCGCGCCCCGGGGGGGGGGGGGGGGCCCCCGGGGCCCGGCCTCCGGGGGGCGCCGCGGGCTTGGGGCGCGGGGGGGGGGGAGGGGGGGGGGGGGCCGGGGGGCCGGGGGGCGGGGGGGGGGGGGGGCCGGGGGGGGGGGCCCGGGGGGGGGGGCCGGGGGGGGGGGGGGGGGAGGGGGGGGGGGGGGGGGGGGGGGGGGGGGGGGGGGGGGGGGGGGGGGGGGGGGGGGGGTCACCCCGCGCCACCGGTCCCGCGGGCGGGCCGTCGAGCGCGAGCAGCCCAGCGCACCGCGCACGCCGCCTCGCGCCTGCTCGAGCGGCGGGGTCACCCTCGCGGGCCAGCCGAGGCTGACGACGTGCCGCCCGCCTCGACACCGGCCGGGTCTCTCCCGGGGGCGCCGGGCCGGGGGGGGGGGCCGCGGGGGCCCGGGGGGGGGCCCGGGGGGGGCCCAGGCCATGAGGTCGGGGGCCTCCTGCGCGCGCACCGCCTCGCACCGCACGCCGAACGCCTCGCCCACCGTAGGCGCCTCCCCCGCGATGGCGCGCGCCGGGCTCCCGCCGCACCCGAGGAGGGGGGACGAGCACGCCGCTGCGAGCAAAGAAAACCACGAAATCCGCCCGAGATCCGCGTTCTTCATTCCGCGCAGCCTAGCCACCCAGGGCCAGGCCGCGCCAGCCGCACGAACGGATGACACGCGGCCTACTACGCGGTCGAGGCGCCGCCGTGGTTCGATCTGGTTCCGGTCCGCGGACGCCGCTAGGCTGCGCCCATGAAGAGAGCGGCGGCGCTGGGCGCGTGTGTGTGTGGGCTGGTGGCGAGCGTGTACGGGTGCGTGGGCGACGACCCGGCGCCCGTGGCGGCAGACGCCGCGCCCGACTCGACCGCGCCGATCGTCGCCGACGCCACCCCCAGCGACGCGACGACCGCCCCCGACGCGGCGACCGACGCGGCCGCTCCGGACACCTCCACGCCCGACGCGGCGACCGACGGCCGAGTGCCGACCTGCGCGGGGCAGCCTTTCGCCACGCCGGTCGCGCTCGACACTTCCCAGATCGCCGCCGCGCTCGCGTCCACCATGTGGGGGCCTCGCGTCGTAGGTGGCAACGCGTACTTCTCGGCGGTGCCCGTGGGCTCGACCGAGCAGCAGCTCTTCCGCGCGACCTTCACGGGCGGCGCCGTCCCCGCGCTCTCGAACGCCACGGTGCTCGCGCCGCCGTCGTCCGCGACGGTCGTCGAGTGGGCGCCTACGGTGTCGCCCGACAGCTCGCTGCTGGTGTTCGCGACGGGCTTCCCCGGCCCCCGGCAGCTCGCGGTCGCCACGGGCGCGGGCGGCGCGTTCACGGCGAGCACGCTCATCGCCAGCCTGAGCACGGCGGCCGACGAGTCCGACCCCTACTTCGCCAACGCCCGCGCCCTGTACTTCGAGCGCGAAGACACGACGGGCGCCCCGACGTTCGAGATCTATCGCTCGGAGGTGACCGCCGGCGTGTTCGCGGCGCCCACGAAGGTGAAGCTGCTCTGCCCGCTCGCGAACTGCGGCACGCCGGTGGTGACTCCCACCGAGGACCTGCTCCTCTTCGCGGCGTGGCCGGGCGGCGGCACCTTCGCGCCCACGGCGCGTGAGGCGAGCCTCGTGGGGACGAGCGCCGGCGCGGTCATCGACCACCCCGAGCTCGGCGCGCGCTACCCGTCGTGGGTCTCCCCCGACGGCTGCGAGGTGCTCCTCGGCGGCGGCGGCCTCTCCACCATCACCGACATCCGCTACGCCAAGCGAACACCGAGGTAGGGTTCGCGAGCGCCGGCGCGCCGGCGGGGCGGAGGTCTCGCGTAACCGCCACCCACCCTCGCGCGTAGAGGCTCCTGAGCGGCCGCGGTCCCTGCGGCATCGGAGCCATCATGCGCGATCCCTTCCAGCCTTCCATGAGCCGTCGCATCTTCCTCGGTGGCCTCACCGCGGGCACCGTCGTCACCGCGCTCGCGGGGGCGCGGTACGTGCTCGCCGGCGAGGAGGCCGAGCGCCACGCGCGCAGCACCCTGCGTGCCGACGGTCGCCCGCGCCTTCCGCCCGGGCAATACCTGCTGCAGCGCCTGCGCCCCATGGGCGGAACCGAGGGCGATCCCAGCCCTGGGGCCTTTCGCCTGCGCGTGCACGGCGAGGTCGATGCACCCTACACGCTCGACTTCGCCGAGCTGCTCCGCATGCCTCAAGTCACGCAGACCTGCGACGTGCACTGCGTGACCAAGTGGACGGTGCTCGACGCCGGGTGGACCGGGGTGCGCCTCTCGGACCTCGCCGCGCGCGCACGGGTGCGGCCCGGTGCGCGGCACGTCATCTTCGAGGCGGCGGCGGGCTACACCTCGAACGTCACGCTCCGAGAGGCCATGGCCCCGAACGTGCTCGTCGCTCACAAGCTGAACGGCGGCAGCATCCCGCGTCCGCACGGCCCTCCGGTCCGCGCGCTCGTGCCCGACGCCTACTTCTGGAAGAGCGCGAAGTGGCTGACGGGCATCAAGTTCGTCGCGCGCGACGAGCCCGGCTACTGGGAGGTGCGCGGGTACCACAACCACGCCGATCCCTGGCGGGAGGAGCGTCATGGTTGACGCCCGCGCCGAGGCGGCGATCGAAGCGGATGAGCGCGCGGCGCCCGCGGAGAAGGCGAGCGCGGGGAGAGGGGCAAAGACCGCGAAGTCGGCCGCGGCCACCGTGCGTCCTTGGGTGCGCGCGATCCACCGCGACATCGGCTACGTGGCCGTGGGCCTCACCGTGGTGTACGCGGTGTCGGGGCTCGCGGTGAACCACCTCACCGACTGGAAAGACGGCGACGCGAGCTTCGTGAGCTACTCGATCGAGCGGCAGGTCGGCGCGCTGCCCGCGCCCACGGGCGACGACGCCGCCGACGATCGCGCCGTCGCCGCCGCCGTGCTCGCGAAGCTCGGCATCCGAGAGGCGCCGCGCGAGACCTACCGCGTGGGCGAGGGGCTGCTCGACCTCACGTTCGACAAGCGCACGCTCCACGTGGAGACCAAGACCGGTCGCGTGGTGGACGAAGGCCAGCGGGCGCGCTTCTTCCTCCGCGCCGCCAACTGGCTGCACCTGAACCGCGGCAAGAAGGCGTGGACCTACGCGGCGGACGCGTACGCCGCGGCGCTGCTGTTTCTGGCGTTCTCTGGGCTCTTCATGATCCCCGGGCGCAAGGGGCTGTTCGGCCGTGGCTCGGTGCTGGTGGGCGTCGGCGTCGCGCTGCCGGTCGCGTACGTCGTGCTCTCGGGCGGGCCCTGACGGAAACCCACCTCGGCGGCTCAGCGGTTGGCGTAGCGCTTTCGGATCGTGGGGAGCAGGTACTCCTCGAACGCGCGCTCCACGTCCCACATCGGCTTCCAGCCCCAGTCGCGCCGCGCGCGCGCGTCGTCCACGTCCTCCGGCCAGGAGTCGCAGATTTTGTTGCGCACGGGATCGGGCGCGTAGGCGATCTCGGCCTTCGGGTAGTGCTCCCGTACGCGCGCCTCAATCTCCGCCGCAGAGAGGCTGAACGCGCCCACGTTGTACACGTTGTCGGTCAGGGAGGCGCGGTCGGCCTCGAGCAGGGCCACGAGCGCGTTGACCGCGTCGGGCATGGCCATGAACGGGATGCGCGTGTCCGGCCGCACGAAGCACGAGTACGGCTCCCCGCGCGCGGCGGCGTGGAGCATCTCGGGGCCGAAGTCGCTCGTGCCGCCCGTCGGGACGGTCTCGGCGGAGATGAGCCCCGGGAAGCGCAGCGCGCGAAAATCGAGGCGGGCCGCCGTGGAGAGCGCGCCGAGCTGCCGAAAGTGCTGCGTGAAATAGCGGCCGAGGTGCTCGCAGTAGAGTTTGTTGCACCCGTACATCGTGATGGGCACGTTGTGGTCGCCCTCGGCCACGCGCGCCGCGCGCGCCTTGGTCTCGAGGTCGGGGAGACCGTACACCGCGATGCTGCTCGGGAACACGAAGCGGACGGGCCGCCCCAGCCGCCCCGACTGGTTCTGCGCGACCCGCAAGAGGTGCAGCGTGCCCTCCACGTTCACCTGGTGGGCGAGCTCGGGATCGCGCTCGCCGCGCGTGGACAGCAGCGCCGCGAGGTGGAACACGACCTCGATCTCGTGGTGCGCCGCGACCTGATCGAGCAGGTACTTGTCCATGATGTTGCCCGCGTAGGTCTCGAGGCACAGCGGGCGGTAGCGCTCCGGCAGCGGCGTGAGATCGACGGTGACGGCGCGGTAGCGCCCGTCGGTGTGGAGCCGCTCGAGCAGCGTGCGACCGATCTCTCCGTTGGCGCCAGTGACGAGGACGACAGGCTTCGACATGGGCGCGCACCCTAGCACCAGCTAGCGCGTCCGCGTGCGTCGCCGCCGCGACCTCAATCGCGGAACCAGGCCGGCGCGCGCACACGAGGAGGGCGCGAAAAACCCGCGGATCGGCTACGGTGTGCCCGTGGACTCCGCCCACGCGACGAAGGTGTGCTCAGCGTGTGGCGGCAAGTACCCCCAAGACGCGCTGTTCTGCCCGGCCGACGGCGCGCCCCTCCAGAGCAGCACGAGCTCGGCCCGCGGCGGCGAGGGGCCCGATCCGTATCTGGGCCGCGAGATCTCCGGCCACATCGAGGTCAAGCAGCTCGCCGGCGTGGGCGCCATGGGCCGCGTCTACCGCGCCTACCAGAAGGGCATCGACCGCGACGTGGCCGTCAAGGTGCTCCACCGCGAGCTGTCCGCGAACAAGCAGCTCGTCGCGCGGTTCACCCGCGAGGCCAAGGTCGCCTCGCGCCTGCAGCACCCCAACGCCGTGCAGGTCCACCTCGCAGGTCAGCTGCCCGACGGCGCCATGTACATGGTCATGGAGTTCCTCGACGGCCTGTCGCTCCAGAGCGCCCTCGCGGCCTCGTCGGGCGCCATGCCGCTCGGGCGGGCGCTGCACATCGGCCTGCAGCTCTGCGACGCCGTCGGCGAAGCGCACACCCAGGGCATCGTGCACCGCGACCTCAAGCCCGAGAACGTGATGCTCGTGCGCCGGGGCGACGACGCCGACTTCGTCAAGGTTCTTGACTTCGGCATCGCGCGCATCAACTGGGGCGAGCAGTCGATGGCGACCGCCGCCGGGCTCATCTTCGGCACCGCGCGCTACATCTCGCCCGAGGGCGCGAAGGGCGAGGGGGTGAACCCCCCGGGCGACGTGTACTCGATCGCCACCCTGCTCTTTCAGATGCTCTCGGGGCGCACCCCGTTCGAGAGCGACCAGGCCGTGGCGCTGCTCCTCCAGCAGATCCACGACACGCCGCCGTCGCTCGTCAGCGTCCCGCGCGCGTCGTACGTGCCGACCCCCATCGCCGACGTCATCATGCGCGGGCTCGCGAAGGATCCCGCGGCGCGCTTCCCCGACGCACGCGCCTTCGGCCGCGCCCTGGCCGAGGGAGCGCTGCGCGCGGGCCTCTCGGGCAGCGATCTTGGCCCGCTCGCGGTGGGCTCCGGCGGCGGCGGCCTCCTCAAGCTCGTGAGCCTCGAGCGCACGCGCCAGCTCGAGCTCTCGTCTGACCTGCAAGAGCGCATGGCCGCCCCACCCGCGTCGCGGCAGCGCCCGAGCGGCACCGAGGTGCCCCCGCCGAGCTCGCTCCCGGGCAACGCCACCGTCCGGTGGAGCCCCGCCGATCCCATCCCCGCGGCGCGCCCGCTCGACACCACGCTGGACGACACGTCCGCCCCGCCCGCGCCCGTCGCTCCCGTCGCGCTCGCGCCGCCCACGGTCGAGTCGCGCGAGGTGCAACCCGCCACGCCGTCCTTCCCGCCCACGCCGACGCCACCGCCCGCGCGCTCCAGCCGCGCGCGCCTCACGACCGCCGCGCCCGACGACGACCTCGACGAGCACGAGCCCCCGCGGGCCTCCGCGCGCCAGGGCCGCACCTCGCTCGTGACCATCGTCCTCGTCTGCTTCGCGATGGGCGTGCTGCTGTCGATAGGTGTAGCCTACAAGCTTGGCCGCATCGGCCCCGACCGCGCCCTCGAGGCCGAGCTCGCGCGCTCCCAGGCCGCGCTCCTCGCGCACCGGCTCTACGAACCGCCGGGCGACAACGTGCGGGAAATCACGGCGCTCGCGCTCCAGCGCTGGCCGCGCGAGCCGCGGCTGCTCGAGGTGCGGGGGCGCGCCTGCGACGAGCTCGTGACCCTGGCGCGCGTCGAACGGAACGCGCCCGAGTCGCTCCGCATCGCGAAGATCGCGACCGACCTCGACCCCACCGATCCCTCGGCGAAGCGCCTCGTCGAGGACCTCGAGAGCGAGGTCGCCAAGCTCGTGCCGCCGGAGCCCACGACCGCGCCCCTCGCCTCTGGAAAGCCGCCCGGGCCTTCCACGGGCCCTGGTCCCGCGCCGGCGCCCGGTCACTCCACCGCGCAGACCTCGCTCGACGTCTCGCCCGCGGCGCCGCGCGTGGGACAGACCGTCGCGTTCGTCGGCCGGGCCCCGGCGAAGGGAAAGATCGTCGATCCCGCGTTCACCGTGTCGGGCACCACGCTCGCCCCCGCCCGCATGCCCGCGCTCCCCGCCGGGCCCGGCGTCTACCGCGGCGCCTTCGCCTTCCTCCAGCCGGGCGCTTACCAGGTGGTGTTCACGGCCGCCGTCGACGGCGCGCCCACGCGCGTGGAGCGCACGGTGACCGCGGCGGCGCTCGGCGCTCCCGCGCCCACCTCCGCGCCCACGACCGACCCGCCCGACAACCCGCCTCTCCCCACCGCGCCCACGGCCCCCACGGCCGCGCCCTCGAGCTCCAGCGCGCGATGGCTGTAGACTGCAAGTGGTTCTCTCTCGTGGCGGTCGGGGGGCTCGCGCTCGCCGAGCCTGCCGCGGCGGAGCCTCCGCGCGAGGCGCGGGCCGAGCTCGCGGCCTCCGCCCCGCCCGCGGCGGTCGACCTCGGGCCGCGCCTCCACGCGCAGATCGAGCTCGCTACCCTCGTCCTGCCCACCGCCGGGCTCTTGGGCCCGGACCGCCGGCCGACGACCGGCGCCGACGTGGCGCTGCCGCTCGGCTTTCACTTCCACTACCGCGCCGATCAGTGGGCCCTGGGGGCGACCGCGTCGCTCGGGCTCTTCGCCCTCACGAGCTCCCCCTACGGCGGCACCCCCGCGCTGCCGCGTACACATGAGCGGGGCTTCTTCCAGCTCGGCCCCGAGGCTCGGTACTCCCTGCGCGAGGGCCGCCCGTGGGAGATGTGGCTCGGCGGCAAGGCGGGCCTCGTCATGCTCGCCGACCGCTACGCGACCGTGCCCGGCGACACCGTGCCCTCGAACTACGGCGTCAAGACCGACAGCGTCCGCAGCGAGGGCCTCTTCGCGCTCGTGGGCGGCGGCGGGGCGTGGCGCATGACCGACCTCTTCACCCTGGGCCTCGACCTGCGCGCGGGCGCCCTCGCCTTCCCGTCGGGGCGCCGCTGCTCGCCCCTCGGCGACTGCAGCAGCATGACCGGCGTGTTCCCGGCGCTCGAGCTCGGGCTCGCGTTCGGTCTCCTGCGCGATCTCTGAGGCCCTCCCAGGGTCGCCGGAGTGCGTGCACAATGCATGCATGCATGCATGCATGCATGCACACTTGGGCCGTCAGCCGCGCGCGCCGCCCTCCGCGGGCGGGCCCCGCCGGCCCGGGGCGGGGGCCGGCGCCCCCGCCCCCCCGGCGGGAGGGCCCCGGGGGGGGGGCCCCGGGCGGGGGGGGCCCCCGCCGGGGGGGGGGGGCGCGCGCCCCGCCCGCCCCGCGCGGCCGCGGCGGCAGGGCGCCCCCCCCCCAAACCGCAAGCCCGGCCGGCCCCCCCGCCACCAAGCCGGCGAAGACGCCCCGGGGCCGAGCGCCCGACCAACGCCCACCGAGCGGGACCCCCACCCAAGAAAAAAGGGCCCCCAACCAGGACCGCCCGGGAGGCCAGGGAACAAGCCCAAAGAAAGAGCGGCCGCCCACCCGGAGGGGGAACCCGAGCGAAACAGGCGCGACCGGCGAAGACCGCGGGCCACCCCAACCGGGCGCACCGCCCGGCGAGCCGCGGCACCCGCCGCCCCCGAGAGAGCGCCAGGCGACGGGGGAACGGGGGGCCCCCCGACAGGCGCCCCGGGCCGCCCCCGACCGGCGCACCCGGGGCCACCCGAGGCGCAAACGAAAACGACAACGAGCGGCCCCCCGGCCCGGCCCGCCCCCACAGCCGCGGGGGGCCACCCACCGCACCCACAAAGAAACACCCACAAAGGACCCCCCCCCAGAAGGCCGGGGAAGCCCGCCCCAGAGCCCACGGAGGCCCCCCAGGGGCAAGCCGCCCCAGGAAAGAGCGAGGCCGCACCAAAAAGGGGAGAGCAGCAAACCCCAACCCGAGCCCCCCCGACACGCGGGGCGGGCCGCGAGGAAAACGGCAGAACGACGCCGCGGAGAAAAAAACCCAGGGACACAAAAGGGGCGACCGGAACTAGGGCGCCATCGCGAGCAGCGCCGCGACCCGCTCCAGCGCCACGGCGAAGAACGCGAGCAGCGTGACGGCGCGGAGGCTCGGGAGCGCGCCACGGAGCGATGCGAGCGGGCTCCGCGAGAGCACCGCCTGCGCGGCCGCGACGGTGACGCCCGCCGCGACCAGCGGGCCGCCCACCACGAGCGCGAGGGTCACCCCGGCCGCGAGCGTCCCCACCGTGTGCACCACGAGGTCGTCGCCCACCTCGGCGCGCACCACCGCCCGCGCGATGCTCGCCGGCCCTCCGGTCGCGAAGAAGAACACGCCGCCCAGCAGCGTGAGGAGGGTCGCGCTCGGCGACTCGGCGTCGGCCACGGCGGGCAGGCGCGCCTCGAGCCGCGCGCCGCGCAGCTCGTCGAACAGGCCGCCCGCCATGCTCGCGGCCCACATGGGCACGGCGCTCGCGATCGCGAGCGGCAGGCCGCGCAGCACGTCGAGGGCCAAGGTCACGATCGGCCCGCCCACCTCCGGCGCCGCGCCCGACAGCGCCGGCGAGATCGCGAACGCGAGGCACAGCGCCATCGACGCGCGGACGGTGACGGGCAGCCCGCGCAAGCCGAACGCCGGCACGAGCAGCGTGGTCGGGAGCAAGCGCGCGAACCCCCGCGCGAGCCCGAAGCCCGTGCCCTCGAGCGCGAACGCCCGCACGACCTGGTCGAACACGCCGAGCTCGGGCCCCACGGCGCGTGGATAGCACCTCTCGCGGGCCCGTGCGTGCTCGCGGGCGCTTCCCGCGGAGATGCGTGCAGTACACATACACAAACGCGGAGGCGCGACGACCGCGTTGACGCGGGCCGCGCGTCTCCCCCATGCTGCGCCGCCATGGCGCTCGACCTCACCCTCGTCGGAAAAGAATCGGACCCCCGCCCCTTCACGTACACGTGGAAGGACACGGTGCTCTACGCGCTCGGCGTGGGCGCCAAGCGCGACGAGCTCGACTACCTCTTCGAGGGGCGCGGGCCGAAGGTGCTCCCGAGCTTCGCCGTAGTCCCCATGTTCGAGCCCATGTTCGACCTCGTGGCGCAGGCCGGCGGCGATCTGTCGATGGTCGTGCACGGCGGCCAGCGGGTGCGCCTCCACAAGCCGTTCGCGCCGGAGGGCACCGTCTCCACGACCGCGAAGATCCGCGGCATGTACGACATGCGACGCTTCGCGAACGTCTTCGTCGACACGACCACCCGCGACGCGGTGGGCGAGCTCATCGCCGAGACCACGGCGAGCATCATCTTTCGCGGCGAGGGGGCCTGGGGCGGAGAGCCGCCGCCGAAGGAGCCGCGGCGAGAGATCCCGAAAGACAAGGAGCCTGACTTTCGAGTCGAAGAGGCCACCGCGCCGGAGCAGGCGCTGCTCTACC comes from Myxococcales bacterium and encodes:
- a CDS encoding protein kinase, which codes for MDSAHATKVCSACGGKYPQDALFCPADGAPLQSSTSSARGGEGPDPYLGREISGHIEVKQLAGVGAMGRVYRAYQKGIDRDVAVKVLHRELSANKQLVARFTREAKVASRLQHPNAVQVHLAGQLPDGAMYMVMEFLDGLSLQSALAASSGAMPLGRALHIGLQLCDAVGEAHTQGIVHRDLKPENVMLVRRGDDADFVKVLDFGIARINWGEQSMATAAGLIFGTARYISPEGAKGEGVNPPGDVYSIATLLFQMLSGRTPFESDQAVALLLQQIHDTPPSLVSVPRASYVPTPIADVIMRGLAKDPAARFPDARAFGRALAEGALRAGLSGSDLGPLAVGSGGGGLLKLVSLERTRQLELSSDLQERMAAPPASRQRPSGTEVPPPSSLPGNATVRWSPADPIPAARPLDTTLDDTSAPPAPVAPVALAPPTVESREVQPATPSFPPTPTPPPARSSRARLTTAAPDDDLDEHEPPRASARQGRTSLVTIVLVCFAMGVLLSIGVAYKLGRIGPDRALEAELARSQAALLAHRLYEPPGDNVREITALALQRWPREPRLLEVRGRACDELVTLARVERNAPESLRIAKIATDLDPTDPSAKRLVEDLESEVAKLVPPEPTTAPLASGKPPGPSTGPGPAPAPGHSTAQTSLDVSPAAPRVGQTVAFVGRAPAKGKIVDPAFTVSGTTLAPARMPALPAGPGVYRGAFAFLQPGAYQVVFTAAVDGAPTRVERTVTAAALGAPAPTSAPTTDPPDNPPLPTAPTAPTAAPSSSSARWL
- a CDS encoding flagellar biosynthetic protein FliR codes for the protein MGPELGVFDQVVRAFALEGTGFGLARGFARLLPTTLLVPAFGLRGLPVTVRASMALCLAFAISPALSGAAPEVGGPIVTLALDVLRGLPLAIASAVPMWAASMAGGLFDELRGARLEARLPAVADAESPSATLLTLLGGVFFFATGGPASIARAVVRAEVGDDLVVHTVGTLAAGVTLALVVGGPLVAAGVTVAAAQAVLSRSPLASLRGALPSLRAVTLLAFFAVALERVAALLAMAP
- a CDS encoding MaoC family dehydratase N-terminal domain-containing protein — translated: MALDLTLVGKESDPRPFTYTWKDTVLYALGVGAKRDELDYLFEGRGPKVLPSFAVVPMFEPMFDLVAQAGGDLSMVVHGGQRVRLHKPFAPEGTVSTTAKIRGMYDMRRFANVFVDTTTRDAVGELIAETTASIIFRGEGAWGGEPPPKEPRREIPKDKEPDFRVEEATAPEQALLYRLSGDVNPLHADPAFAEKVGFTQGPILHGLATYGHMVRHVVRGACGGDGDRLTGFDAQFRKPVWPGDTLVTEGYLVEPGLYALKVSVKERAESVLTAAWATVAG